The genomic segment CGAACCTATCGAAGTAGAAAAGAATCCTTATGCATACCTCGAAAGAGCTGATTTTACGtcagaaaagtataaaattgagGTGCACGGGTTACCAAAATATTATGGAATTGGTGAATTTAAAAAGCTTTTAAATGAGAAGCTAGAGTTACAGTCATGTAAAATAAAGCCACCAAAACGGAGCAGTGGATGGCTTTATGTATCTTTTAGAAACGAGGAGAATCGTCGGAAAgctatagaaatattaaatggaattttatggaaaaattgtaAGCTTAGTGCTCaggtattttaatttagtgttatattattttacatatcttcCTCTTAATcgatatataaacatttcttaTATATCGTAGttcttattaaattgaatgtaaattatatcatGAAGATTTTATCAAATCTTGATACTTAGTATcattatatgcatatgtacataaagtatttttatcatGTTAAAAATAGATTGCAAAACCTGCACCAGATCCATTTGTAAAAAGGAGACTAGAAGAAGAAACTACAAAGAAGCgtttaaaattagataaagATGATCAAAATATATCCATAGAagataaagttaaattaacTACGATTCCCCTTTGGGAAATGCCTTATCCAAGTCAAGTAAGACAATACgagataaaatgtatataatagaaaCTTGAGAATAATGTGCTTTTAGTTGGaactgaaacaaaaagaaatgagTTTGATTCTATCAACTATTTGTAAACAAATGTTGAAAGAAAGTAAGGGTGATCTTTTAGACTGGTTAAATCATCAAAAAACTAAATATCATGGATTGCCTTGTGAATTGCTTCCCATTTTGAGTACAGATACAATCACAGAGTATAGGAATAAATGTGAATTTACAGTTGGTAATTccatatatgaaatttatttatctttctgatagattatgataaatatatcatgcataatatcaatttaattcaggtaaaagtgaaaaagaaaatgaagttgTAATAGGATTCAGATTATCTAGTTACGCAGCTGGTTCCACGGCAGTGGGACCTATTGATAATCTTTGTCACATTCCTAACACAATGAAAGTTGTAGTTAAGGTAAGTTGCTTAGGTTTCTTCCAATTTGAGTTATAAGATTTGTTTTTTGTATTGAGAGTATTTTAGGTGCTTGAAGAGTTCATAAAAAATACTGAATTAAAGCCTTTCGATCCAGTTGATCATAGTGGGTATTGGAGACAAGTTACTGTTAGAAGCACTCTTTGCAACGATTTGATGGTTATAGTGGGAATGCATCCACAAAATTTAAGCTCAGAAGAATTGGAGGAATTACAGTTGCAACTCAAAACTTTCTTTGAAACCGGAAATGGCGTACAAGCACGAGTAACATCGTTATATCTTCAAATAATGAAACTAAAGTATGATAATTGGCGGAGTGTTCAATAGCTAACTAAGTTCCGTTCGCCTAATTAAGTTGCTTTTTACTTCTAATTAGAAGCGTCGACGGAAAAagtgaaaacaatttttatcacatTAGCGGAACGAAATACATAGAGGAAATGTTGTTGGGTATGAAATTTCGTATATCTCCTCAAGCGTTCTTTCAAGTGAACACGTTAGGCGCTGAAGTATTGTACAAGGCAGCGATTGATTTGGCAAAACCGACCGTAGATACTGCGCTTCTGGATATCTGTTGTGGTACCGGAACGATAGGCCTTGCATTTTCAAAGGTAtcaaaaataatcaataattaaataaaacatcatATGGACAAGAAACAGACACAAACGATTTTAGTATTGTGGCGAGGTGTTTGGAATAGAAATGATAGAGGATGCTATCAAAGACGCGAAGGAAAACGTTGTCGCGAACGAAGTATCAAACTGCGAATTTTTTGTTGGTAAAGCCGAAGATGTTTTGTCCCCTGTAATTCGGAGAACCACTAAGTCCGATATTATCGCTGTCGTCGACCCACCGCGAGCCGGACTTCGTAAGACATCGttaacgtaattttttttaactttgacgaaaatatgtataagtataaaCATGTTTATTCCAGATCAAAGAGCGTTATTGACTATGCGCAAGGCGAAAAAATTATCGAgactaatatatatatcttgtgATCCTCGAGCAGCTGCAAAAAATTTAGTGGATCTAGCTAGACCCGTCTCAAAGCAATACACCGGTGAACCTATGGTGCCGATAAAAGCTGTTGCTGTAGATATGTTTCCATATACCAAACATTGTGAATTAGTTCTGTGTTTGGAAAGATTATCCACAGTCATGAAAGCACGTGATTGTACGGAGCGATAATTGACGATACTTGCATATTTCGTTCTtgtaacgtttcttttttaataaatgatacgaaTAAAAGTATCGCCTCTCGTGTATGGCTTATAATCTGATTAATTATTCCTCCTATTGAAATAGACTTACCTTCTAGGCGAATTATTCGGGGAATCAGGATACGATGGGTAATGTTAGGGCATATGTCATGCATGAATAAGGGATTGCTTAAATTTTGAAGCAATCGAGTGAATATGGTTCATTCAGTTTGATGCACTTTAAGTAGATACGTTTAATCGATACTTGTATGTCGAACGCTTTATAAACCAGAATGATATATATAAGCTGACACACTGTTTAATACAACTGTTGCTTTCACTGTGATTAATAACGGATAAGAGAAAGGAACAGCATCGAAGAGGTAGACAAATAGATTCGATAATTCGCAGGCTGACAAGTGGTAAGTCCGATTCATAAGAAAAGACAGAATCATTTTTTGACTTAGGGTATAGTTTGACCTGAGTttgtgttttatttgtttctcttttgaTCGGGAAAAGCATGCGAGGAATCTCGTGGTCGAATCGGGTTTCGAAGTCGCGGTGTAGACTGGTTACGTTGGTTCATTATCACTTTCTCTTGAAGCATGTTACAGCGTTGAAGTAACAACGCCAGTAAACCCGTCCTTTTGCCTGTCCGCGCCGTTGAAGGTCCATCTgtataacaaatgaaaattgatttcgaaaaattcacTTTTGCATAAAGGGCGTAGCTTTCTGAACGAATTTGTTAGGGAGTACATGCAAATAAGTATGTAAGGCAAGTTGTAATGTGACCTTCACCGTTTGCTCGTCCGTTGCAGGAATGTTTTGCGAATTTCCCACCGGCAAGTGAGGCCCCGATGACCTCGGCAACGTTCTGCCTCCGAGTTCTCCTCTGTTCTGGTTGTCCACCACTTTTTGCAACGCGACCATCAATTGATCGAACAAAAGAGCCGCCCTCTTTGGCACTACCAcctgaaaaagaaagtttgatTCGATCAAGGGAAGGATCGGTGTGATAATAACGCTTACCACGACTTGCGGTATTCACTAGTATGGTAATTACACGTGCGTAGGATTTACgcgataattaattgaatgGTATCAAGCGGCGTGGACTGTAATACACGGACACAAGGTGGTTCTGTTGTTATCCTGCTCGTTTTCATCGATCTTTCGCGTCCCTTACTCCTGATATTTAATGTTTACgccaattaaaattaattagaccGGAGGATAATTGCCGTGGAGTTTTAACGCTGAATCACGCCACCTGACGTGAATCTCCTGCTGATTTTCTTTCACATTTCTCGCTTCACGTTTCTGGGATAAAGCCGAACCAGAGTGAAAATAGGATCTAGGAAATTCTCTTCCATCTTCCGCTAATTTTAACCGTTGCCGATCCCTATCTTGCCATATTAATAATTCCGTTTCGCACGAATTCGACTTGttagtatttttatcaatCGTAAAGTTTCCGAGAAATAGCAGAAAGGCAGCAGTTTACTTTAGATAAACGGAGGAAAGCCCACGTAGTTTTCGTTCGAACAACTTTCTTGCGACATCAATCGATGAATATCTGTTTCTTCGCGACAAATTATCTTCTCCAACGGAAACGAACAGTATCGATAGCCCATCTCTTTGTATTTTCCATTTGTAATCTGTGAGCTTGTCAACTTCTCGATTACTTTGACGAACTAACAATAAGAAAGGCGGATTTATAACACGTTACATACTGTTTTGTTAGACGTAAGATATAAATCTTAAGGCGATCGCGAGATTGTACAATATATCTTACAGTTTGGTAGcaataattgtttcatttcgagaaaattgatcgaaaatAAGAGGTCTTCGGTTTTCGAGGACACGGAATATACGTATTCGAAGGATTTAACGAGCCAAAGGATTCCACTCGATTATCTCGCCGTTGCTCGAAGCTTTCGGAAAGTTGGCAACTCGATGCGGATCTAATTATCGCCTTCATTACACGTTTCAAATTAGTTAGCCAATTTGCTCGACTATTATATCATTTGGGTTCCTCTTCGGCCAAGGTAAGTTACATCTTAGCGAAGCGTATCGGAGGGAGCAACGAACGTTCACATTTCTTCCTAGTCATCGGGTGTATCGTAAAGTAATCGTATATCCATAATATAGAGATAAAATTGACCGTGATGCGATTAAACGGATCTAATGGATTTAATtcacaataatataaaataaaataagagatAACGGAACTAGCTGGGTCAGGATATGTTCAATTTCCTGTGACGATGGAAACCGGTGAAAACCAgcaaaattttgatttccCTCGGAAAAGTAAGCCGACGTGCATGTAACGTACACACGCCGAGGTAAATAAACGCGGTTCTTTCTTGCTGTTATACGACCCGAGCGATTTCCCACAGGATTCTCAATCGGCTTTTATTTACTCACCACGTATCATAAAAATCGTGACAACTGGAATTCGACAAATAGTCGCACAAACGGATGATTGATCTGTAACACTTGCGGAAACATAAAAACCGTTGGTTTGCAGATATGCCAAGCGATTTTTCTTCCTGCGAATTCTTCCTTACTCGTCCCGAGAAAGCTCTCTTACCTATTTCTCTTTTGATTCCCTGCAAACGAACTGTTAATTATACCGGCCGATTTTCCCTCCGTTATTcgttgaaaagaaaacaatttactTGCAATGTTTTATTATGCTCTTGCCAAATAGAAAGGAAGTGGCGTTTGGGAATGAACTATAAGAAAAGGTCGGTTCGAGTTTTGTTCGCGGATGGTTAGCTTGAAGCGACGCAGGGCAAAAGTGAAGAACGAAAATGTCGCCGATGACAATAACACGCGAACAGCTGCAGAAACgtcaaaagtaattaaaattctctgCCACCAATCGACAACAGCGTACAGAAACTTGCacgtaattgaaaaagaagCATCGAGCAAAGGCGTCTTTATGCTACGGCGGTCCCACTGGTATTAGAAAcaatcgaagaagaaatacaCGAAGCAAATATCTCTTCCTCCTTTCGAACACGCTGACATTAGTAAATCCGATAAGAACTTATTGATGGGCTTACTCGGAACCTTTTCGTAGATTTACTCTCAAGCAAGCACTGCTTTGTCCAACGTACTGTCGCGTACAAGTACGCAAgtgaacattttatataaactataCGCTAATATACGTATGAATTAATGGCAAATTAATGCtcagatataaaatattaattatctattaatttaatttaattcttattattattatttatttatttatttacgaacGGTTCGCACCCTTCGATACGATAAAGAAATACGATAACATAAAACGAACAGATAATTGCGATTAGTAACAAAAACAGGTAATAAATGGTGCGAAAGTAATATCAGTGAATTACGTAAagctttaacatttttcagcATTTCTCGCACTTTTAACACTTTTCCTAAATGCAGGAGGCGATTCGCGAACGGAGTCTAATCGATGGCCAAGAAAATTACCACGTTTGCAAACGCGATTAATGCAactattggaaaattaattgattttgcATAGGGATGTGTGAAAAATTGGGCATCTCcaaaaaaacatatttatatttaggtGAATACGCGATCTAACAGTTCATTTATTGCGTATTAacttttaaaagtaaattttattatcctaCTTTTCATGTCTATTGAAGTATAAAATTGCCGTGAGTCTGTGTTTTTCCAGCTAAAGTACGTTGTATTAAAAACAGCAATTATCCATGTATTTTTGAGCGGCAATGAAGGTTTACAaagtctaaaaaaaaaaaaaaaaacgttaaCAGATACGTTAATATTTACTGGAGAAATTGAGGCTGTAGTGCAGAGCGTAAAAAGATGTCGAACGACTTTAATCGCGCAACTTTCGATTCTGTAAACGATTTTCAATAACCTTCGAATGTCCTCGGAGCCAATACGTAGTTGAGCGGTGGTGTCATTTTATTGGTAAAAGTTTATCGAATATGGAGGaatttacttgaaataaatttatcgaactTTGATTTATCGAGTAATGAAAGATGATCTCGATGGAACTTGGACAAAATTAAACCTTTCTCGTCGATGCCGAAACCACTGCTCACCGCTGAAATTTTCTCGTCTCTTAAATAATTCCTTTTAATTGGAACGCATCGATGTGCCAGCcgtaatacaaatttcattgtgCAAGGTGGAAGCGAATCGATTACATTTCATTCGAGTTTCTCTTggtaaatatattgaaattctttgaacttttaaaaatatctcccTCTTTCTACGATAGATTAGGGAAGGAATAAATTGTCAAAATAACAAGTTATTTTATCTCGAATACACACGAATGAATTCATTTACTAGTGTGCGTTCTATCACTCGTTCTTTGATCGGATtgtgtaatatattatgtataactTATCGTACTTAGAGACGTGTCATGCACGCGTCATCCATTCGTGGATCCACTTTCGAATGGCAAGGAAACGTCGAAATTACAATTGCCACGGTTAGTCGAGAATTTCGAGAAGTATGCGTTTACGCGAAGACAAATGTTCTTTCGCGCGCGTGTAATGTATCGTAACATATGGCGCACGAGCATATCGCA from the Bombus pyrosoma isolate SC7728 linkage group LG11, ASM1482585v1, whole genome shotgun sequence genome contains:
- the LOC122573137 gene encoding uncharacterized protein LOC122573137 isoform X2 gives rise to the protein MGNGVIPLMLVAMVPIIGGTIGQRALSKRNAPTNLDYPDYSTKYDEYPVVVPKRAALLFDQLMVALQKVVDNQNRGELGGRTLPRSSGPHLPVGNSQNIPATDEQTMDLQRRGQAKGRVYWRCYFNAVTCFKRK
- the LOC122573131 gene encoding tRNA (uracil-5-)-methyltransferase homolog A-like isoform X2: MEFYGKIIAKPAPDPFVKRRLEEETTKKRLKLDKDDQNISIEDKVKLTTIPLWEMPYPSQLELKQKEMSLILSTICKQMLKESKGDLLDWLNHQKTKYHGLPCELLPILSTDTITEYRNKCEFTVGKSEKENEVVIGFRLSSYAAGSTAVGPIDNLCHIPNTMKVVVKVLEEFIKNTELKPFDPVDHSGYWRQVTVRSTLCNDLMVIVGMHPQNLSSEELEELQLQLKTFFETGNGVQARVTSLYLQIMKLKSVDGKSENNFYHISGTKYIEEMLLGMKFRISPQAFFQVNTLGAEVLYKAAIDLAKPTVDTALLDICCGTGTIGLAFSKYCGEVFGIEMIEDAIKDAKENVVANEVSNCEFFVGKAEDVLSPVIRRTTKSDIIAVVDPPRAGLHQRALLTMRKAKKLSRLIYISCDPRAAAKNLVDLARPVSKQYTGEPMVPIKAVAVDMFPYTKHCELVLCLERLSTVMKARDCTER
- the LOC122573131 gene encoding tRNA (uracil-5-)-methyltransferase homolog A-like isoform X1, with protein sequence MTSNEPIEVEKNPYAYLERADFTSEKYKIEVHGLPKYYGIGEFKKLLNEKLELQSCKIKPPKRSSGWLYVSFRNEENRRKAIEILNGILWKNCKLSAQIAKPAPDPFVKRRLEEETTKKRLKLDKDDQNISIEDKVKLTTIPLWEMPYPSQLELKQKEMSLILSTICKQMLKESKGDLLDWLNHQKTKYHGLPCELLPILSTDTITEYRNKCEFTVGKSEKENEVVIGFRLSSYAAGSTAVGPIDNLCHIPNTMKVVVKVLEEFIKNTELKPFDPVDHSGYWRQVTVRSTLCNDLMVIVGMHPQNLSSEELEELQLQLKTFFETGNGVQARVTSLYLQIMKLKSVDGKSENNFYHISGTKYIEEMLLGMKFRISPQAFFQVNTLGAEVLYKAAIDLAKPTVDTALLDICCGTGTIGLAFSKYCGEVFGIEMIEDAIKDAKENVVANEVSNCEFFVGKAEDVLSPVIRRTTKSDIIAVVDPPRAGLHQRALLTMRKAKKLSRLIYISCDPRAAAKNLVDLARPVSKQYTGEPMVPIKAVAVDMFPYTKHCELVLCLERLSTVMKARDCTER
- the LOC122573137 gene encoding uncharacterized protein LOC122573137 isoform X1; translation: MGNGVIPLMLVAMVPIIGGTIGQRALSKRNAPTNLDYPDYSTKYDEYPVVVPKRAALLFDQLMVALQKVVDNQNRGELGGRTLPRSSGPHLPVGNSQNIPATDEQTVKMDLQRRGQAKGRVYWRCYFNAVTCFKRK